A single Mastomys coucha isolate ucsf_1 chromosome X, UCSF_Mcou_1, whole genome shotgun sequence DNA region contains:
- the LOC116091497 gene encoding small integral membrane protein 10-like protein 2A: MAVTAALSAAAAAAALSGLAVRLSRWAATRSSYSAFCKGLTRTLLTFFDLAWRLRVNF; the protein is encoded by the coding sequence ATGGCGGTGACTGCGGCCCTCTCTGCTGCCGCTGCGGCGGCGGCCCTGTCTGGCCTGGCAGTGCGACTGTCGCGTTGGGCGGCGACGCGCAGCTCCTACAGTGCGTTCTGCAAGGGGCTCACGCGCACGCTGCTCACCTTCTTCGACCTGGCCTGGCGCCTGCGCGTGAACTTC